From Thermoleophilum album:
GAGGCGGAGGTGGACATCCTCGTCAACCCCGTGTCGTCGTCCGACCCGATCTTCGCGACATCCGGCGTCGTGCGCGAGTCGGTGACGGGCACGCGCGACGTCGAGACGGTCGCACGCCTGATCGTCAACGCGCGTGTGATGCGTGCGCTGCCGGCCGAAATCAGACGCGGCAGGTCGGTGCGAGAGTTGCTCGCCCTGGTGCGCGCGCAGCCGGTTGCCGAGAGCACTGTCGTCGCGGTCACCGCGCGCGGGGCGTCACCGCGCGAGGCTAGCGACCTCGCGAATGCTGTAGCGCGCACGTTCAAGGCGTTGCGCGACGCCGACATTCGGGCTCGTGCGCGTGCGCAGATCGCCCGTTTGACAGCCAATCCACCGCCGCCCGGCAGCAGTGACGCTGTAGCCCGTGCCACGCAGCTGGCGACACTGCGAACGCTCGCGGCTGGTGGCGACCCGTCGGTTCAAATCGAGGACCTCGCCAACCCGGTCGACGCTGTCCGGATTTGGCCAAGGCCGCTGCTGACCCTGGTCGCGGCGGTCGTAGCGGGCGGATTCTTGGCTGTGGCTGTCGCCTTCTTGTTCGAAACGCTCGACAACAGAATTCGCCGCGAGGAGCACGTTCGTGACCTGTCGAGCCTTCCCATCATTGCGCGCGTACCGCTGAACCGGCCCGACGAACCGGCGAGGGCACGAAGCCCGTTTCGCGGGGCGCGTGCACGGCCACGTGGGGGCGAGCACGCGCCACTGCCGCCCTCGGCGCTGTCACCGGTCACCGTCGAAGCATTCCGCTTGTTGCGGGCGGCGTTGTCCGGGCTCGGTCGCAACACGCGCGCTGCTGGGTCGCTGTCTCCGCGACAGCGTCCGTGGGAGGTCGCGAACAGTCAGGCAGAGAAAGGGCGCGGCGGCGAGAGCGTCCGCGGACGAGCGATTCTGATCACTAGTTCCGGACCAGAAGAGGGCAAGAGCACCTCGGCCTTGAACCTTGCGGCAGCTTTCGCGATGGCAGGGCAGTCGACGGTGCTGCTAGAAGCCGACGTGCACCGGCCTTCGCTGGCCCGTGCCCTCGGGATCAGTGTCGAGCGCTCGGTCGGAGACGTGCTGTCGCAGCGTGCCAGCGTCGAGCATGCACTTGTGTCGCTGCCGCACTTCGGAGGACGGTTGCGCGGCCTCTTCGCAAAGCCCACTGACGCCGGCCTTGGCGATCTCTTCGCTCTGGCTCCGGGAGAGCAACTGCTGACGGACCTGCGCGCGCGCGCCGACGTAGTGGTGGTCGACTCCGCGCCCGCCCTTCGTGTCGGCGACACGCTCCAGTTGGTGGGGAAGGTGGACGATGTGGTCCTTGTCGTTCGTCTCGGTGTTACGAAGTCCGAAGAGCTGCGCCGTCTGCTCGAGCTCTTCGACCAGCAGCGGCTGCAGCCAATTGGCTTAGTGTTGATTGGCACCGATGGGGCTGACAACGGCTACTACGGCTACGCCGGCCAGACGCGCGGATTCGAGGCGCCGGCAGGTGTGCTGAACTCGGTGGCGGTCGGTCAACGTACAGTCCGGCCGCGCGTTTATCGGGAGCGACGCATAAACAGCTGACTCACTCCAACGAGATGGGCGCCGGCAGCTACCGGCGCCCATCGAAGGGGATCTCGCTGTGTGCGCGGGGAAGGCGCGACGGCACGTGCCTCCCGCCTAGGAACTCGGTGGTTGCACTGTGTAAACCCGCAGGTAGCGTTGCCAGTCGACGCCGGTTTGGATGTCGAAGTAGTAGGCGTCTTCGGTTGGGCTGTAGCCGATGCCGCCTTGGTGGGTGTTTTGTTGGGCGAATTGGTAGATGGGGTCGGGGTGCCCGAAGGCGGTGTAGGTGTTGCCGCTTTCGAATTGGAGCATTCCCGACCCGTTGCCTTCGCCGTTGGTGTCGCCGATCCACATGCCGTATTTGGCCATCGCTTTGAGGATCGGTTTCTTCCAGGCGGGCACGGGCAGCTGGTCGATCTGTTGGGGTGTCATGTCGAGGTGGATGTAGGCGCCGAGCGGTGCGGATGCTGCGCGCCGCTCGGCTGTGGAGCACGGGGTGCCGGTGCCGGGACCGTGGGCGGGCCAGGTGTAGGTGCCGTTCGAGCAGTCGATCCCGAAAAACAGACCGTGCTCGATCCGGCCCGCGACGAGCTCTTGGGCTCTGATGATCCCGGCCGAGAGGGCGAAGTGGGCGGCGGTCGCGTTCGACCCAAGCCCATCACCGTCGATGCGGGTCATCCCGCCCCAGCGCACACGCAGCGTCCCGCCGCTGCTACCAACCGCACCGGTTTTCTCCACACCCCAAAAGTCGTACTCCCACCCGGTCTGCTGGTCGATCACCGTCATGTGCTTGTCCACACAACAGTCCGGGCGCGCCTGGGCGGGGATCCGCACCTGCACACCCTCGACCTCGCACCGCCCCCACTGCTCGGTGCACGTCACCGTGAACAGCGGGTCCGACGGGCGCGAGAAATAGATCGGGTGGTAGAACTGGGCGCCCAGCTCGTACCGGTAGCCCGCATACAGCGGGATGAACGCCCGCCGCTCACCCATCATCCGATCAACGATCTGCTGCGAATTCGGGAGCGGCACAAGCCGCCCCTCGGCCTCGAGCTGCGCGAAAGTGGTGTTGAACGGCGACCGATCCGAAAACGGCCGCCAACACACCGACGGCCACACACCCACACCAAACGAACCCCAACCAAAAGACCAGGAGGGGGTAACTGACGAGTTGCACTCACCGGTCGACGTCGAACCGGAGTCGGTGCCGGAACCGGTGGAACCGCCCGGGGCTGGTGTCGGTGCCGTGGGAGGCTGAGCGCTCGACCCGCTCGATGGCGACGAGCCAGCCGTGCTGTCAGCTGGCGGCTGGGCGTTTCCGCAGCTCGAGCACGGTGACGGAACGCTTGGCTGGGTCGTGTTGGAATCTGGCCTCGGAGTACGACGTGGAGACCGCGCCCGGCGCAGGTACAGAAGCAGCGCCGTCGACCTCCGGAGGCGCCGTGCGCTCGCTGCTACCAAGGCGCGCGCCCCGGCGGCGCGAGCGAGGCGGCGACGTGACATCCGCAGCACGCGGTGGCGCGTACGAAGGGCGCTACGGACAGTCTTTGCCCCTACAGCTGCGCGTCGCGAAGGAAGGGTAAGGACCGCTCGAGTTACGTGTTCAGGCTTGACCCTGGGAAGTTTGAACACGATCACGTCGCCGCGGACGGCGCGTGGCTTGACTTTCTTGACCGCAGCCCCGGCCGTGCCTGCGGATGCCGCAGCGACTGCCAGCGAGGTAATCACGGCGCACGCCACTTTTCCGGTGCGTCCGAGCCGAAGATGCAGAGGGTCGCGATTGCTCATATCGGCTCCGTGGGTCGTGCCTCCGTGCGGCGAGCGATCGCGACGCGGAGAACCCGCTCGTCAAGAGACGCTCGAGAGGTGGGATCGCCGACGCCGCGGCGCGCTCGCGCACGACGACGTGGTTTGCGTCACTCGCACCGGCGGTAATCGGCGAATGACGCGTCGCGCTCGCGCCGGACGCGGCGTTTTTCGACAGACGTACGAACAGCGAGCGGCCGGCAGACGCGCTCGCAAGGCGTGCAAAGACGCGCTGCGCCGGGGTCGAGGGTCACACCGGGCACGGACAGCCTGCCCGTGGGCGCTCCCAGGCAACCAACCCTGCGGGGCGGCGACGGAACGAAGCCCTAAACGGAGGGCCTGCTACACACAGCGAGCTGCCGGTTCGGGGCCGCGCCGAGCAGTGACGCGGTCAAGGTGAGGAGATACGTGCAGTGCGGCACAGACACGACCCCGTGGGGCGTCGGGCGCGTGCGCGCGCCGAAGCCGGGGTACGGACCGCTAGCTAGGCATTCCGCAATTCAGATTCAGACAAAGCCGGTTAGCGGATGCTAGGCAGCCACGAACCTTCGGCGAGCGTCAACACGGGTGTGCGCGACTGTGCGCGCGGCTCTCTGCAGAGCCGCTGCTGCGCTCGAGCTAGACGCGGCGGGCTGGTGACGCGGCGGGCTAGTCGCGGCGACGCCAGCCTCGCGCGTTCCAGAGAGCATCCCGGACCATCGAGCCTGGACCGCACGCGACAGCCACGCTAGTACCGCGGCAAGTCTCACCCTCAGGCCAGGTGAGATCTGTCAGAAAGATGCTGTTGCTAGGCGGCGCTGGCGCGCGTGGCGACGCGACGCGCCACCAAGCCGGTCGCGATCAGTCCCGCAGCGACGAGAACCATCAAGCCGACTTCAGCGCCCGTGAACGGGAGAGAAGCGCTGGTCGGGCGCGAGCTTTCACTCGGCTGGTTCGAACCGCCGCTGTTAACGACTGCTTGGGTAGGTGGCGTGTTATTCGTCTGTTCGACCACGCCGCCGACACTGCCGTAACCGACCTCGCCGCTGGACTGCGCGGAGGCGCTGGTGGCGCCGGCAACGGCCAGTAGCAGAGCCAGAACTAGGGTCACAACTGTTTTGCTCATCCGGGACGCTCCGAAGCTTCGTGAGGACATCGAACGTTCGTCGACTGCGACCGATCGTACAGCATCGAGGCGACGTTCGCCACTCGCGCACGAGACCGGGCATCGAAGCAGCAGGGAGGAGTCGTGCCCGTCCCGACACGACCAACGGTTCGTGCCGGGTGCTGGCGCACGGGTCACCGCCGGTCGGTGCGGCGCGCCACGTCGCGCCGGATGAGGTCAAGCCCGGCAGCCGCCCGCGGCGCTCGCCCGCTCGCGGCTCGGCTCGCGATCTCGCGGAGCGCCTCGTTGCGGGGGGCGAGGCGCTCCGCTCGCCTCACCGCGCGGAGACCGCTCGTGGTTCGGCCGCGCTCAAGCTCGAGCAACCCGCTCAGCGCCAGCGCGACCGGTTCCCGCGGGCCACGATCCAGCGCATGCTTCAGCGAGCGCCGCGCCGCATCCTCTTCGCCGAGGGCGATCTGGATGCTCGCGAGAGCCTCGTACGGCAGTGGCGACAGCGGGTTGAGCGCTGCCGCTAGCTCGAGCTGCGCGCGCGCTTCGCGCGGCCTGTCGACTCCCGCGCGCTGGCCCTGGCGCAGGGCGCGATCTGCCGCCCACTGGCTAGCGAGCAGCGTGGCGAGGAGTAGGCACGAGACAGCGGCCGCTAGAGAGACAAGGTTCGCGTGCCGCGCTTTCGCGGGTCGGGGAGGTAGCGATCCGCCGCGCGGCGGGCGTGGAGAGGCGGTCGCGGCGAGAGCGGCGATCGCGAGCACCGGTGTGGACAGAGCAGGAAACTCCCACAGCCAGTCGCCGCTGGCGTGCACCAAGAAATAGGTACCGCAGAGGACGGCCGTGACCCCGAGCGTTCGTGTCACGTCGTCGCCGGATGCGAGACTGCGGCGCACGCCCACGCCGAGGCCGCCCACCGCGATTGCGGATAGCGCCAGGCCGACGAGCCCAGTCCCGATCAGCAGCTGGAGGGGCAGGCTGTGAGCGTAGTAGGGGGTTTCCGGCGATCGGCCGTCGCGAAGGTAGAGGGGCGAGAAGTTTTCGGCGCCGTAGCCGATCAGCGGACGCTCGCCCGCACGCCGCCACGCCACGCGCCAGAAGTCGTAGCGGTACTGCTGGCCGAGACCGGCGACGAAGCGCGCGCCGTTGCTCGCGGCCTGCTGCTGCGCGCCGGTGAACTCTCTCCAGGCGGTGCGGGCTTTGTCTGCCGGTCTGCCGTCGGTCGCGGCCAGCACGGCCGCAGTCGCCACGGCGACGAGGGCGACGCGCAGCAGGCTGCGAGCCGCAATCCCCTTGGCGGTACCGGGTAGCGGCGGGCCCAACGGTCGCCAGCGCCGGCCGCCGGCGACGGTGTCTGCCGCGCCCCGTCTTTCGACCCAAGCCAGCACGGACGTAACCGCGAAAGCACCGGCCGCGGCCAGCGCTAGCGGACCGACGATGGGGCCGACGAGGTCGCTGCCTGGAGCTGTCGGCCGGTAGCGCTCGTACACCGCGAGGAGCGACGGCAGGAGCACGACCACCGCGGCGACAGCGGGCAGGGCGAAAGCGATCAGACGTGGTAGCTCCCGCAAAAGTAGCGCGGCGAAGAACACAGCGACCGTGGCCACCAACCAGCCACGGCTCTGTGTCAGTACAGCGAGGGAGAGCAAGAGCACCGCGGCTGCCGCCGCGGCGCCACGGGCCGGTGCGCTCAGGTCGCGGCGCGCAGCCGCGACCAGCGCGACGAGCGCGCCGAGCATCCACAGGGCAGCGTTGGCGTTCACGTACCCGACGGGTTCTGCCAACCGTCCCTGGTGAAAGTGGGTGAAAGCCGCGGTCGCCGCGTGGGCGTTCGCGAGTTCGACGATCGCGGCCGCCGTGACCCCGACGAGCCAGATCGTCAAGAGAACCGTTGCGCGGGCGCTGGACAGCGGCCAGAGGACGAGCAGCGCCATCGCGAGCAATGGCGGCAGGATCCGCAGCGCGCCATCGAAGGCGATCCACGGCTGGAGCGCCCAGGTCACGCTCAGGAAAGACCAAACGCAGAGCGCCACAAGCGCCGCGAGTGCCACCAACGCGGGAAGCGACGGGCGGGCAAGACGCGGACGCGGGAGCGCCAGCAGCGCGACTGCGAGAGCTGTCGCTAGCACCGCCGTAGCGGGCGCGAAGACACGCACGAAAAAGCCCCCCTCCGCGAATGCCATCCATGCGGCGACCGCCGGAACGAGCGCGGCGAACGGAAGCGACGGCTGGGCGGCGACAGCGGTAGCGAGCCGCCGACCGGCTCGCCGCGAGGCGCGTTCGGTGTCGGTCACGCGGCTCTCGGGCAAGCTAACGGCGCCGCACCTCGCTGTCGCTCGGTGGTGTCGCGGCTGGCGATATGGCCCTCCCTGCCCGTAGGTACCGCCAGACGTCGGTGGAACGCAGCCGGACGACCGCAGGGTTCGCTTTCAAGGCGAACCGCCAGCCGCTGTCGGCTCGGTAGATGCCGATCCGCGGCCAGGCGAGCGGCTGCGGGGCGGAGAAGTGGGCGCTGAGCAGCGCGGCCGCTTCGTAGCCGGCTTGGCCGGCGATCGCGGCGACTTGTTCGTTCCAGTCGCCGTAGGGATACGCGAGCGACCTGCAAGCGACACCGAGGATTTCCTCTAGCCACTGTTTAGAAGCGCACAGCTCTTCGCGCACGGCCGCATCGTCCAGGCGTGACAGACGCGGGTGTGTGGCGGTGTGGGAGCCGATCTCCCAGCCTGCCGCCACCAGCTCGCGCAGGTCATCGGGCGATAGAGGCTCGAGCTCCCGTTCGTAGGTCGTCCCGAGCCACTGGGAGATGCCCTCCCAGCGCAGCGGCGAGCCATCGCCGGCGAAGCTCGTGACGACGAACACCGTCGCCGGAGCGCCGACCCCGCGCAGAACCGGTAGCGCTCGCGTTAGGTTCGACCGGTAGCCGTCGTCGAAAGTGACCGCTGCGATACGGGCCTTGCCCTCGTGGGCGCCGCAGCTCACGCAGTTCACGAGCTTGCTGAAGGTCACGAACTTGTAGCCCCGCCGTTGCAACAACCGCAGGTGGCGTGCGAGCTGTGTTTGCGTGACCGCTAGCGGGGACGGCCAGTCATCGCTCACGGCGTGGTAGCAGAGAACGAGCGCTTCCAAGGCGGGCGCTGGGGAACCGGACAGGGGCAGTAGCAACAGCAGCCTACCGCTCCTTAGCTCCGGACGCACTCAGCGCCCGCGCACGATCGTCGCCGGACGGCGCGCGACAAGCCGTGCAAAAACGACGATTCTCTGCGCGGCGCTGTATAGCGGGTGGCAGGCTGTCAGCACGAGCCGCTCGTAGCCGACATTCGCGATCACCCAAAGCGCATCGGGCGAGACGATACGCGTGCGCTCGACCCTGTAAACGAACGTGCCGTAAGGCATGTCGACAGCCACCAGGTCACCGCGGCGCAGACGATCGAGGTGGCGGAACGGAGCTCCGTGCGTCGTGCGGTGACCGGCGATCGCCACCGTGCGACCTTGGCCGGGAAGAGCTGTTTCGCGGTAGTGGCCGGGGCCCTGGCGCAGATCGTCGAGCGACGTGCCCTCGACGATCCAGTGCGCCTCGCCAAGCGATGGGAAACGGATACGGCCGAGAGCGTCGCCGGGCAGAGGTTTGCGTGCGAGCACACGCCGCCGGACCTGCGGAGCGGCGATCGCTTCTTCGAGGCGGGCCTGCTGCCGGGACGCGAGCAGCGCCGAAATCGGTTCCTGCCAAAGGACGGTCACGGCGGCGTCAGCGAGCAACAAGACGCCGCTCGTAATCAGGACCGAGGCGACAAAGCGGACGACAGCAGCGGCACCCCGCCGCCGCCTGCGTCGCGCGGTCCCGGCCCTCCCGCTCGCGTCGCGCGCGACCTCGGTCGCGGTAGCCACGTAGTCAGTGTACGGCTGCTCGCTGCTGCCGGGGCGCTACTGTGGAGCGAGCGCAGGCCACGCGCCGCGGCGGCACGACACCTGCCGTTGTGGTGCCGACAGAGCCCACCTGCGGATTCGAAGACTCGCCAGGACGAACGGTGGCCAGCACCTTCTTTCGAGCGCTACACGATCGGGTGCAGCGGGCCCGGGCGCTCGGCGCGCGCGAAGTCGCGCGGCGCCTGCGCGACCGGGTGTTGCGGCACGTTTGGTGGAGCGAGCAGCACGTCTGGTACGTCGCCGACACGCACGCCGTGCGCGGCACCGTTCCCGACGGGTTTAGGTTGCGCCGTGTCGTCGACCGCCGGTCGCTCCCCGGCGACGTGAGCAGCGTCGGTTTGCGCGTCGCGACAGCCGTCGCGTGGCTCGCCGTGGGTGGGGAGCTCTGGGTTCTCGAGAACTTGGCGAGCAGCGAACTTGCCTTCGCGTGCTGGATTTTCCGGGAGCGCGCACCCGCGCTCGCCGCGCGCGGCGGCTGGTTCCGCGTACCGCCCGCCTGCGCGGTGCTAGAGGACTCGTTCACTGCCGTGTCGTACCGCGGGCGTGGTCTGGCTCCCGCCGCCTGGCGCTGCATCTGCGCGGATCTCGAGGCTAGCGGCGTGCGCGCACTCTTGACCAAGGTGGAGGTCGCGAACACGCCGTCGCGGCGGGCCTGCGAGAAGGCCGGCTTCCGCGAAGTCGCGGCGATGCGGTTCCGGCGGCGGCTGTTCCTCCGCAAGGTGCACGTGACGGGCAGCGGAACGCCCGTCGCGAGCCTGAGGCAAGCGCTCGCGGCCGAGTCAGGTTAGGCTTACGATGCCCGCGTCCCGCGGGCGACGCCGTCCTTGGGCGTCCGACGCGACAGCGAGGAGCTACGACACCAAGCCATGGCGAAGCAGATGAGTCCTATCGCCGCCACCGCCCCGACTACGCACGCCCGTCTGCTCGCGTGGGTCGAGGAGGTGGCGGAGCTCACCGAACCGGCCGACATCCACTGGTGCGACGGCTCGGCCGAGGAGTACGACGAGCTGTGCCGCAAGCTTGTCGAGGCGGGCACGTTCGAGCGCCTCTCGGATGCCAAGCGCCCGAACTCCTACCTGGCCCGCTCCGACCCCGGCGACGTCGCCCGCGTCGAGGATCGCACCTTCATCTGTTCGGTGCGCGAAGAGGACGCCGGCCCGACCAACAACTGGCGCGACCCGCGCGAGATGCGCGAAACGCTGACCGAGCTCTTCCGCGGCTCGATGCGGGGACGGACGATGTACATCGTCCCCTTCTGCATGGGGCCGCTCGGCTCGGCCATTTCGCACATCGGCGTGCAGATCACCGATTCCGCCTATGTGGCGGTGTCGATGCGGATCATGACGCGGATGGGCAAAGCCGCGCTCGAGCAGCTCGGCGACGACGGCGACTTCGTTCCCTGCCTCCACTCGGTTGGCTATCCGCTCGAGGAGGGGCAGGAGGATGTGCCCTGGCCCTGCGACGCTGACAACAAGTACATCGTCCACTTCCCTGAGACGCGCGAAATCTGGTCCTACGGCTCCGGGTACGGCGGTAACGCGCTGCTCGGAAAGAAGTGCTTCGCGCTGCGCATCGCGTCGGTCATGGCGCGCGACGAGGGTTGGCTCGCCGAGCACATGCTGATCCTCAAACTCACCTCGCCCGAGGGCGAGGTGAAGTACATCGCTGGCGCCTTCCCATCGGCGTGCGGCAAGACCAACCTGGCGATGATGGTGCCGACGCTGCCCGGCTGGAAGGTCGA
This genomic window contains:
- a CDS encoding Wzz/FepE/Etk N-terminal domain-containing protein, translated to MVSNRRSGAVRAINEPHAGGQRPVLQRYLEVLKDRRVPALVAVTACLLAAFAVLLLRPPVYEAEVDILVNPVSSSDPIFATSGVVRESVTGTRDVETVARLIVNARVMRALPAEIRRGRSVRELLALVRAQPVAESTVVAVTARGASPREASDLANAVARTFKALRDADIRARARAQIARLTANPPPPGSSDAVARATQLATLRTLAAGGDPSVQIEDLANPVDAVRIWPRPLLTLVAAVVAGGFLAVAVAFLFETLDNRIRREEHVRDLSSLPIIARVPLNRPDEPARARSPFRGARARPRGGEHAPLPPSALSPVTVEAFRLLRAALSGLGRNTRAAGSLSPRQRPWEVANSQAEKGRGGESVRGRAILITSSGPEEGKSTSALNLAAAFAMAGQSTVLLEADVHRPSLARALGISVERSVGDVLSQRASVEHALVSLPHFGGRLRGLFAKPTDAGLGDLFALAPGEQLLTDLRARADVVVVDSAPALRVGDTLQLVGKVDDVVLVVRLGVTKSEELRRLLELFDQQRLQPIGLVLIGTDGADNGYYGYAGQTRGFEAPAGVLNSVAVGQRTVRPRVYRERRINS
- a CDS encoding O-antigen ligase family protein — protein: MTDTERASRRAGRRLATAVAAQPSLPFAALVPAVAAWMAFAEGGFFVRVFAPATAVLATALAVALLALPRPRLARPSLPALVALAALVALCVWSFLSVTWALQPWIAFDGALRILPPLLAMALLVLWPLSSARATVLLTIWLVGVTAAAIVELANAHAATAAFTHFHQGRLAEPVGYVNANAALWMLGALVALVAAARRDLSAPARGAAAAAAVLLLSLAVLTQSRGWLVATVAVFFAALLLRELPRLIAFALPAVAAVVVLLPSLLAVYERYRPTAPGSDLVGPIVGPLALAAAGAFAVTSVLAWVERRGAADTVAGGRRWRPLGPPLPGTAKGIAARSLLRVALVAVATAAVLAATDGRPADKARTAWREFTGAQQQAASNGARFVAGLGQQYRYDFWRVAWRRAGERPLIGYGAENFSPLYLRDGRSPETPYYAHSLPLQLLIGTGLVGLALSAIAVGGLGVGVRRSLASGDDVTRTLGVTAVLCGTYFLVHASGDWLWEFPALSTPVLAIAALAATASPRPPRGGSLPPRPAKARHANLVSLAAAVSCLLLATLLASQWAADRALRQGQRAGVDRPREARAQLELAAALNPLSPLPYEALASIQIALGEEDAARRSLKHALDRGPREPVALALSGLLELERGRTTSGLRAVRRAERLAPRNEALREIASRAASGRAPRAAAGLDLIRRDVARRTDRR
- a CDS encoding polysaccharide deacetylase family protein encodes the protein MSDDWPSPLAVTQTQLARHLRLLQRRGYKFVTFSKLVNCVSCGAHEGKARIAAVTFDDGYRSNLTRALPVLRGVGAPATVFVVTSFAGDGSPLRWEGISQWLGTTYERELEPLSPDDLRELVAAGWEIGSHTATHPRLSRLDDAAVREELCASKQWLEEILGVACRSLAYPYGDWNEQVAAIAGQAGYEAAALLSAHFSAPQPLAWPRIGIYRADSGWRFALKANPAVVRLRSTDVWRYLRAGRAISPAATPPSDSEVRRR
- a CDS encoding class E sortase, with the protein product MATATEVARDASGRAGTARRRRRRGAAAVVRFVASVLITSGVLLLADAAVTVLWQEPISALLASRQQARLEEAIAAPQVRRRVLARKPLPGDALGRIRFPSLGEAHWIVEGTSLDDLRQGPGHYRETALPGQGRTVAIAGHRTTHGAPFRHLDRLRRGDLVAVDMPYGTFVYRVERTRIVSPDALWVIANVGYERLVLTACHPLYSAAQRIVVFARLVARRPATIVRGR
- a CDS encoding GNAT family N-acetyltransferase; translated protein: MASTFFRALHDRVQRARALGAREVARRLRDRVLRHVWWSEQHVWYVADTHAVRGTVPDGFRLRRVVDRRSLPGDVSSVGLRVATAVAWLAVGGELWVLENLASSELAFACWIFRERAPALAARGGWFRVPPACAVLEDSFTAVSYRGRGLAPAAWRCICADLEASGVRALLTKVEVANTPSRRACEKAGFREVAAMRFRRRLFLRKVHVTGSGTPVASLRQALAAESG